A single Anopheles maculipalpis chromosome 3RL, idAnoMacuDA_375_x, whole genome shotgun sequence DNA region contains:
- the LOC126565408 gene encoding protein seele, with product MHSDLHRYLIVAVGLTIALAPALTTGQMGDIARPIESKELKCLVCKASMAEMELAASKVDPNKKVEVGDYRLDTTGESKKKKKILYAKSEMYLTEMMETVCDRMDDYAKARYKKNGRAVVMKMMTDGGMNPDMANVNFVQEGDLNKTLKHLCLEIVENYDEDIIRMFQEEVVKDTDIRLCSQVAKYCKEQPLDDEYEYEESEESRDEL from the coding sequence ATGCATTCCGATCTGCACCGTTATCTGATCGTCGCCGTGGGGCTAACGATCGCCCTAGCACCAGCCCTAACCACCGGCCAGATGGGCGATATTGCACGGCCGATCGAAAGCAAAGAACTCAAGTGCCTCGTGTGCAAGGCATCGATGGCGGAAATGGAGCTGGCCGCATCGAAGGTTGACCCGAACAAGAAGGTTGAGGTTGGCGATTACCGGCTCGATACGACAGGTGaatcgaagaagaagaaaaaaatcctctacGCCAAATCGGAAATGTATCTCACCGAGATGATGGAAACGGTATGCGACCGGATGGATGATTACGCAAAGGCACGCTACAAGAAGAACGGCCGTGCGGTGGTAATGAAGATGATGACCGACGGTGGCATGAATCCGGACATGGCGAACGTAAACTTTGTGCAGGAGGGCGATCTGAACAAAACGCTCAAGCACCTGTGTTTGGAGATTGTGGAGAACTACGATGAGGATATTATCCGGATGTTCCAGGAGGAGGTGGTGAAGGATACGGACATTCGGTTATGTTCGCAGGTGGCCAAATACTGTAAAGAGCAACCGCTCGACGATGAGTACGAGTACGAGGAAAGTGAGGAGAGCCGGGATGAGCTTTAG
- the LOC126560551 gene encoding zinc finger protein 271-like, translating to MSLLTDSCTFEVVPNACKICEENYEMMGSIICPETDTNMLEKIFKSTNVRVQPRKGIITPVCEYCRSRIDEYDEHFKPYVKEYYLETGDNETVLGDKLNETIDPLADESGNPADCSSNTPVENDGRESDTRCEGEDETINNDSDYESYARRESAPTVEAISTSWSKLAVLRKPSECAICGKQIKSMTDHMKIHRTDKQYKCTFCDKSFAQSNNLTYHIRQHTGEKPYGCEKCDKTFINRSHLLSHLKYHNDEKMFQCEICCKRFNHVGNLNKHRRVHSGEKPYRCEFCDRTFNNISNKKMHEKRHSGERNFVCEVCSKAFHDNHHLERHQAVHRKC from the exons atgtcTCTGCTAACAGATTCATG TACTTTCGAGGTGGTGCCAAATGCTTGCAAAATATGTGAAGAAAACTACGAAATGATGGGTTCAATCATATGCCCCGAAACCGATACCAATATGTtggaaaaaatcttcaaaagcaCGAACGTTCGTGTACAACCACGCAAAGGTATCATCACCCCCGTGTGCGAATACTGTCGAAGCCGGATCGATGAGTATGACGAGCATTTTAAGCCTTATGTGAAAGAATATTACCTCGAGACTGGTGACAACGAGACTGTATTGGGAGATAAGTTGAATGAAACGATCGATCCATTGGCGGATGAGTCTGGAAATCCAGCGGATTGCAGCAGTAATACCCCAGTCGAAAACGATGGTCGCGAAAGTGATACTCGTTGCGAAGGTGAAGATGAAACTATAAACAATGATTCCGACTATGAAAGTTATGCTCGGCGGGAAAGTGCTCCCACGGTCGAAGCAATCAGCACCAGCTGGAGTAAATTAGCAGTTTTAAGAAAACCCTCCGAATGCGCCATCTGCGGCAAGCAGATAAAATCGATGACCGATCATATGAAAATTCATCGAACCGACAAACAGTACAAATGCACGTTCTGTGATAAATCTTTCGCACAAAGCAACAACCTAACTTACCACATCCGGCAGCATACGGGCGAAAAACCGTACGGTTGTGAAAAGTGTGACAAAACATTCATCAACCGTTCGCACCTTCTATCACATTTG AAATATCATAACGATGAGAAGATGTTTCAGTGTGAAATTTGTTGTAAACGGTTCAATCATGTGGGTAACTTAAATAAGCATCGGCGGGTACACTCGGGCGAGAAACCGTATCGTTGCGAGTTTTGTGATAGGACGTTTAATAATATTTCGAACAAAAAGATGCACGAAAAGCGGCACAGCGGTGAGCggaattttgtgtgtgaggtttgCTCGAAAGCGTTCCACGATAATCATCATCTCGAGCGTCATCAAGCGGTACATCGGAAGTGTTGA
- the LOC126565095 gene encoding 26S proteasome non-ATPase regulatory subunit 14: MDRLLRLGGGMPGMSQAPPPSDAPVVDTAEQVYISSLALLKMLKHGRAGVPMEVMGLMLGEFVDDYTVQVIDVFAMPQTGTGVSVEAVDPVFQAKMLDMLKQTGRPEMVVGWYHSHPGFGCWLSGVDINTQQSFEALSERAVAVVVDPIQSVKGKVVIDAFRLINHNTLVLCQESRQTTSNLGHLQKPSVQALIHGLNRNYYSISINYRKNELEQKMLLNLHKKSWMDGLTLANYEEHCSINESTISEMLELAKNYNKALEDEEKMTPEQLAIKNVGKQDPKRHLEEKVDTLMSNNIVQCLGAMLDTIVFK, from the exons ATGGATCGTTTGTTGCGACTCGGTGGCGGCATGCCCGGAATGAGCCAAGCACCTCCACCGTCGGATGCACCGGTAGTGGACACAGCGGAACAAGTGTACATTTCCTCGCTAGCTCTGTTGAAGATGCTGAAGCACGGCCGTGCAGGAGTTCCCATGGAAGTCATGGGGCTAATGTTAG GCGAGTTTGTCGATGACTACACCGTGCAAGTGATTGATGTTTTTGCTATGCCACAGACCGGAACGGGAGTATCAGTCGAAGCGGTCGATCCCGTGTTCCAGGCGAAAATGTTGGACATGTTGAAGCAAACCGGTCGACCGGAAATGGTGGTAGGATGGTACCATTCCCATCCCGGGTTCGGTTGCTGGTTGTCGGGTGTCGATATTAACACGCAGCAATCGTTCGAAGCACTTTCCGAACGTGCGGTGGCCGTCGTTGTAGATCCTATTCAATCGGTAAAGGGAAAGGTCGTGATCGACGCGTTCCGGCTGATCAATCACAATACGCTGGTGCTGTGCCAGGAATCGCGTCAAACGACGTCCAATTTGGGCCATTTGCAGAAACCATCGGTGCAGGCACTGATCCACGGATTGAATCGTAACTATTACTCCATCAGTATCAATTATCGGAAGAACGAGCTGGAACAAAAGATGCTCCTGAATCTGCATAAAAAATCGTGGATGGATGGGCTCACATTGGCCAACTATGAAGAACACTGCAGCATCAACGAAAGTACCATTAGCGAGATGCTGGAACTGGCGAAGAACTACAATAAG GCTTTGGAAGACGAGGAAAAGATGACGCCCGAACAGTTGGCCATCAAGAACGTGGGCAAGCAGGACCCGAAGCGACATCTGGAAGAGAAGGTCGATACGCTCATGTCGAACAACATCGTACAGTGTCTAGGCGCTATGTTGGATACGATTGtgtttaaataa
- the LOC126564829 gene encoding nucleoporin Nup35: MEPMTLGSPSGSSLTGVTTGPSGTGYLPSFLMGDPPTTPRPTTLSPTRGRSSLAYPHGLMGSPSEGLRSPTMLHQQQQQHPHQQQQQLSSSFMHPHTPQGHAVPHSQRYLQNPQPTLQAGNLTNHFRNESFDANSSITGPPTQGLFDSWRKEKQLLQTPIRTQTGNNGVDQSGAGSGQNPPFNESFHNQSGFNLSRVMSPIPIATDLNNRNTSISPNAMSPFGGQQQQQQQQQQQQTQVQQAAKSANWITVFGFPANAASKILSHFIGIGTIVDKQAPSPQNGNWVHLRYSSRLECDRALNYNGRIISQGLMIGVQYCNDPAILGKENEGNENDTTALSSSPQDKPLWRVRSLMNMSYTAMQDPQAVISAPPVQKRGTGIVNKAMDLFFGW; this comes from the coding sequence aTGGAACCGATGACGCTTGGTAGCCCTAGTGGCAGTTCGCTTACCGGCGTAACCACCGGACCAAGCGGAACCGGTTACTTGCCGTCCTTTTTAATGGGAGATCCACCTACCACGCCGCGCCCAACAACACTCTCGCCGACCCGCGGTCGTTCATCGCTTGCCTATCCACACGGCTTGATGGGATCACCGTCGGAGGGTCTGCGCTCCCCAACCATGctacaccaacagcagcaacaacatccccatcagcagcagcagcaactgtcCTCCTCTTTTATGCATCCGCATACGCCTCAAGGTCATGCCGTACCACACTCTCAGCGATATCTGCAAAACCCTCAACCAACACTACAAGCCGGCAACTTGACGAACCACTTCCGCAACGAGTCATTCGATGCCAACTCCAGCATCACGGGACCACCGACGCAAGGGCTATTCGATTCGTGGCGCAAGGAGAAGCAATTGCTGCAAACACCGATCCGTACACAGACGGGCAATAATGGAGTCGATCAATCGGGTGCCGGCTCCGGCCAAAATCCCCCGTTCAACGAATCGTTCCACAACCAGAGTGGATTTAATCTTTCGCGCGTAATGTCACCGATACCGATAGCAACGGACCTCAACAATCGAAACACGAGCATCTCCCCGAACGCGATGTCTCCCTTTGGgggtcagcaacagcagcagcagcagcagcaacaacaacaaacccagGTACAGCAGGCCGCCAAATCAGCCAATTGGATTACGGTGTTTGGCTTTCCGGCGAATGCGGCATCCAAAATTCTGTCCCACTTTATCGGCATCGGTACGATCGTGGACAAGCAGGCACCATCGCCACAGAACGGGAACTGGGTACATTTGCGGTACAGCTCGCGGCTTGAGTGTGACCGGGCGCTTAACTACAATGGACGTATTATAAGCCAGGGACTAATGATCGGTGTACAGTACTGTAACGATCCGGCCATcttgggaaaggaaaatgaggGCAACGAGAATGATACCACTGCGTTATCGTCCTCACCGCAGGACAAACCGCTTTGGCGGGTCCGATCGCTTATGAACATGTCGTATACGGCGATGCAGGATCCACAGGCCGTCATTTCCGCACCGCCGGTACAGAAACGTGGCACCGGGATCGTTAATAAAGCGATGGATCTTTTCTTCGGATGGTGA
- the LOC126564119 gene encoding phospholipase A-2-activating protein — MVKIEDFKLSCELVGHKLDVRAVAEGAGFLVSGSRDKTAKVWQAFGKHYEDKETLKKHTNYVGAVLVIESNGWICTGSNDATICIFQYPGSGSNPTEPIGVLKGHTSTVCALAAGHNATTLISGSWDKTAKIWTNAPGSGANITLVGHEAAVWAVACLPNGRYISGSADKNIVVWNEKGEKLVVLKGHKDCVRGLCPLPKGGGFLSCSNDATIRHWNDTYECVKEFHGHSNYIYTIGRSDAWGDEVFVTGSEDSTIRMWHLREGPLGEALQMPAQSVWAVAGLKNGDLVAGTSDAIVRVFSANEERAAPEATLAAYRVAVEVRQSESAKQLGGMNVNDLPGPESLLSEGRDGQTRIVRHPNGKILCYRWTNGKWDCVGDVMGASDGDTGKQLYEGREYDYVFSVNLSDDAPNLKLPYNRGEDPWFVAQRFIHKHNLPQAYLDQVANFIVKNSDSAPVASALANSYYDPFTGGSRYVPGSSGGQFQPSAANTDPFTGGSSYTTQTPNVAAVAPNASGGAGAANSGNLDPFTGGSSYTTGSTEVKKSNTHFPQRHYILLENADLSKVLVKLKELNGNIEDQSLRLSDETLNDIVRYACEVMTVREQNSACLTALKFLYTTWPTEKLFPIMDITRLIVREPRACQELFEDASFMETFLQHTNHLPANQLMSARCFTNMLAHQPGRNVVVENIRAIVDRFGTVRGSGGGCSANLQIALASFYLNLTMTQLDKLSSVEFCKVLASTTGELLCWLTDNEATYRGYQALGNLLSIPGPGMSAITETLKANSTLTDKILFNISSELPNFAKLNECASYLYELLLV, encoded by the exons ATGGTTAAAATCGAAGACTTTAAACTGTCGTGTGAACTGGTTGGCCACAAGCTAGACGTACGAGCCGTAGCCGAAGGTGCTGGCTTCCTTGTTTCCGGTTCGCGTGATAAAACGGCCAAAGTTTGGCAAGCTTTCGG CAAGCATTACGAGGACAAGGAAACGCTAAAGAAGCATACGAACTACGTCGGTGCCGTGCTGGTGATTGAATCGAACGGATGGATATGCACCGGGAGTAACGATGCAACGATTTGCATCTTTCAGTACCCGGGAAGTGGTTCCAATCCAACCGAACCGATCGGTGTGCTGAAGGGACACACGTCTACGGTGTGTGCGCTGGCAGCGGGCCATAATGCGACCACGCTCATCTCCGGCAGTTGGGATAAGACGGCCAAAATCTGGACCAATGCACCCGGTTCCGGTGCGAACATAACGCTGGTGGGGCATGAGGCAGCCGTGTGGGCTGTTGCTTGCCTACCGAacgggcggtacatctccggTTCGGCAGACAAAAACATTGTCGTGTGGAACGAAAAGGGTGAAAAGCTGGTGGTGCTAAAAGGCCACAAAGACTGTGTGCGAGGCTTGTGCCCGTTGCCGAAGGGAGGTGGATTTTTAAGCTGCTCGAACGACGCCACCATCCGGCACTGGAACGATACGTACGAGTGTGTGAAAGAGTTCCACGGACACAGCAACTACATCTACACCATTGGCCGGTCGGATGCGTGGGGCGATGAGGTGTTTGTTACCGGGAGTGAGGACAGCACGATACGCATGTGGCATCTGCGGGAAGGTCCGCTCGGCGAAGCGCTTCAAATGCCGGCCCAATCCGTGTGGGCCGTTGCGGGGCTAAAAAATGGTGACCTTGTGGCCGGTACGAGTGATGCGATTGTGCGCGTATTTAGCGCGAACGAAGAACGCGCCGCACCGGAAGCAACGTTGGCCGCGTACCGGGTGGCAGTTGAGGTGCGTCAGTCGGAATCGGCTAAACAGTTGGGCGGGATGAATGTGAACGATCTGCCGGGTCCGGAATCGTTGCTGTCCGAGGGTCGTGATGGACAGACGCGTATCGTGCGCCATCCGAATGGGAAGATCCTATGCTACCGGTGGACCAACGGGAAATGGGACTGTGTCGGTGATGTGATGGGTGCGAGCGACGGTGATACGGGGAAGCAGCTGTACGAAGGCCGCGAGTATGATTATGTGTTTTCGGTCAACCTTTCGGATGATGCGCCCAATCTGAAGCTGCCGTACAATCGGGGCGAAGATCCATGGTTCGTGGCGCAACGGTTCATCCACAAGCACAATCTGCCCCAAGCCTACCTTGATCAGGTTGCTAATTTTATCGTGAAAAACTCCGACAGTGCACCGGTGGCCAGTGCGTTAGCGAACAGTTATTATGATCCGTTTACGGGCGGTTCACGGTACGTGCCCGGATCCTCAGGTGGCCAGTTTCAACCGTCGGCAGCCAATACCGATCCGTTTACGGGAGGATCGAGCTACACGACGCAAACACCGAATGTGGCGGCCGTTGCACCGAATGCGAGCGGTGGAGCTGGTGCGGCAAATAGTGGCAATTTGGATCCGTTTACGGGTGGTTCGAGCTATACGACTGGGTCGACCGAGGTgaagaaaagcaacacacacTTCCCGCAGCGGCATTATattttgcttgaaaatgcTGATCTTTCGAAGGTGCTGGTTAAGTTGAA AGAACTGAATGGCAACATCGAAGATCAGAGCCTTCGCCTGTCGGACGAAACGCTCAACGATATTGTACGGTACGCGTGCGAAGTAATGACCGTCCGGGAACAGAATTCGGCTTGCTTAACCGCACTGAAGTTCCTCTACACGACCTGGCCGACGGAGAAACTGTTCCCCATCATGGACATTACGCGACTGATCGTGCGTGAACCACGTGCCTGTCAGGAACTGTTCGAGGATGCATCGTTTATGGAAACGTTTCTCCAGCACACGAACCATTTGCCGGCAAACCAGCTAATGTCTGCCCGATGCTTTACCAACATGCTTGCCCACCAGCCGGGACGTAATGTGGTGGTCGAAAACATTCGCGCCATCGTTGATCGCTTCGGGACGGTACGGGGTAGCGGTGGCGGTTGTAGTGCGAACCTGCAAATTGCATTGGCCAGCTTCTATCTGAATCTAACCATGACTCAGCTGGACAAACTGTCGTCGGTGGAATTTTGCAAGGTGCTTGCCAGTACGACCGGCGAGCTGCTTTGCTGGTTAACGGACAATGAGGCAACGTACCGTGGGTATCAAGCGCTTGGCAATCTGCTAAGCATCCCCGGTCCGGGCATGAGTGCGATCACCGAAACGCTGAAGGCAAACAGTACCCTGACAGACAAGATACTGTTCAACATTAGCAGCGAGTTGCCAAACTTTGCAAAGCTAAACGAATGTGCAAGCTATCTGTACGAGCTGCTGTTGGTGTGA